Proteins encoded by one window of Ascochyta rabiei chromosome 1, complete sequence:
- a CDS encoding proteasome-interacting protein cic1, producing MARSKQVTKKVEKKAEAPLTTKKQNETPYQLDPAQVERAANALVAHMKKHKEEKEATGTKDLMADEDEAEETDQPIFLSVSTKKHVNNTNNLKPTKIALPHPIIASDAKICIFTKDPQRAYKDLVASDAFPATLRERVGRVLGVEKLKKKFKSFEQKRALLADYDIFMVDERVIKIVAEFLGKVFYGSKSKRPIPLRLTAGAFVDKTAKKDNEAQGVVGTAQGVAKEIETALNSTYLSMSASANTSIKIGNLSQNAAQIKENTEAVIAAIIPKHIEQGWRNVRSLHIKGPATKALPIWLADELWVDDSQVLDEPFQKKSIGEGKTAQTKRKWEEWEDELLDEDELAEKRAKKEAKKAKKTGPAKKSSLSKEKKKALKQDALSSVQTPLIA from the exons ATGGCCAGATCGAAGCAAGTCACCAAGAAGGTCGAGAAGAAGGCCGAGGCGCCCCTCACCACCAAGAAGCAAAATGAGACCCCATACCAGCTGGACCCGGCGCAAGTCGAGCGGGCGGCGAATGCGCTTGTTGCACACATGAAGAAGCacaaggaggagaaggaagcAACAGGAACCAAGGACTTGATGGCTGATGAGGATGAGGCAGAGGAGACCGACCAGCCAATCTTCCTCAGCGTTTCCACCAAGAAGCACgtcaacaacaccaacaacctGAAGCCTACAAAAAT CGCTCTGCCCCACCCCATCATTGCGAGCGATGCTAAGATCTGCATCTTCACAAAGGACCCCCAGCGAGCCTACAAGGACCTTGTTGCGTCGGATGCATTCCCTGCCACACTTCGCGAAAGGGTTGGGCGCGTACTCGGCGTTGAGAAGCTCAAGAAGAAGTTCAAGTCCTTCGAGCAGAAGCGCGCCCTCCTTGCCGACTACGATATCTTCATGGTCGACGAGCGCGTAATCAAGATCGTCGCCGAGTTCCTCGGCAAGGTTTTTTATGGAAGCAAGTCCAAGCGTCCCATCCCACTCAGACTCACCGCCGGCGCGTTTGTCGACAAGACTGCGAAAAAGGACAATGAGGCGCAGGGCGTGGTTGGCACAGCACAAGGCGTCGCAAAGGAGATTGAGACCGCATTGAACTCGACCTATCTTAGCATGAGCGCCTCGGCCAACACCTCGATCAAGATCGGCAACCTCTCGCAGAACGCCGCCCAGATCAAGGAGAACACCGAGGCCGTCATTGCTGCTATCATTCCCAAGCACATCGAGCAGGGCTGGCGCAATGTCCGCAGCCTGCACATCAAGGGCCCAGCCACAAAAGCTCTGCCCATCTGGCTCGCTGACGAGCTGTGGGTCGACGACTCGCAGGTTCTCGATGAGCCTTTCCAGAAGAAGAGCATTGGTGAGGGCAAGACCGCCCAGACTAAGCGTAAGTGGGAAGAGTGGGAGGACGAGCTGCTCGACGAGGATGAGCTTGCGGAGAAGCGGGCAAAGAAAGAGGCCAAGAAAGCAAAGAAGACTGGTCCCGCGAAGAAGAGCTCGCTGagcaaggagaagaagaaggcatTGAAGCAGGATGCGCTGTCTTCGGTCCAGACACCGTTGATTGCATAG
- a CDS encoding target of SBF — MDFSPSKLMQQLPSESTPKSLSTHSQKPSLLPAFGEDNFSSSPFPRPGSSKRKFQDDSPSFARQQLKYYPTPVPTSSTGILDFSSPRHMRPVLQRAVSALSERIPLGAVPTVDLPANGELLRMGRSSNSADYQLSTNRLISRVHIQAAYHAPTATYSRGHIDVECLGWNGAKIHCGGRVFELAKGDTYVSENPETEIMLDVQDTRVVIAWPVIPVSKFSWESEEEDMPTPTRRNTQGAFDSSPPVIPRSPVSQSPMRQPVFEALGPNAPAGGVQVFEDADAQAEGSTLLDPELTFVRPTVSPIGSSQEAIVRDSKTSFTSSFGEGDYSDNDEENDPVVHSFGPFGQNLLSGLESFSTATPGLGNTPRPPRMPLASPSARRSSIDSVRFKDSPIKNHVINQLAYSRVHSHPLSTIHSNLPAELKACASKIKSVEDSADRSASTTPLPELSHADLRRILEQTPCVGEISRSGKDAAGKPLESEFYYVPEMDPDQMRRETITAGMRSTGLRSVRKTHKQYYWKKPRV; from the exons ATGGACTTCAGTCCGAGCAAGTTGATGCAGCAGCTGCCCTCGGAGTCGACGCCAAAATCGCTCTCGACGCACTCGCAGAAACCGTCGCTGCTCCCCGCATTTGGCGAGGACAACTTCTCGTCATCGCCGTTCCCGCGTCCTGGCTCCTCCAAACGCAAGTTCCAAGACGACTCGCCCTCGTTCGCGAGACAGCAGCTCAAGTACTACCCCACCCCTGTCCCTACCTCGTCCACCGGCATCCTCGACTTCTCGTCGCCGCGTCACATGCGGCCGGTCCTGCAACGCGCCGTGTCAGCCCTCTCTGAGCGGATCCCCCTCGGCGCGGTGCCCACCGTCGACCTTCCCGCCAATGGAGAACTGCTTCGTATGGGAAGATCGTCCAACTCTGCAGACTACCAGCTGTCGACCAACCGCCTCATCTCGCGCGTCCATATCCAAGCCGCCTACCACGCCCCTACCGCCACCTACTCCCGCGGTCACATCGACGTCGAGTGCCTGGGATGGAACGGAGCAAAGATCCACTGCGGTGGCCGCGTCTTCGAGCTGGCCAAAGGAGACACGTATGTGTCAGAGAACCCAGAGACAGAGATCATGTTGGATGTCCAGGACACCCGGGTCGTGATTGCTTGGCCTGTAATCCCAGTGTCAAAGTTCTCGTGGGAATCTGAGGAAGAAGACATGCCTACACCCACCCGTCGTAATACCCAGGGCGCCTTCGACTCTAGTCCTCCCGTCATCCCCCGTTCCCCAGTCTCGCAAAGCCCGATGCGTCAGCCCGTCTTCGAGGCACTCGGCCCTAATGCACCCGCTGGCGGTGTTCAGGTCTTCGAAGATGCCGATGCCCAGGCCGAGGGTTCCACTCTCCTTGATCCAGAGTTGACTTTCGTTCGTCCTACTGTCTCCCCCATTGGTTCCAGTCAGGAGGCCATTGTTCGCGATTCCAAGACCAGCTTTACGTCATCCTTTGGCGAAGGCGACTACTCTGACAACGACGAGGAAAACGATCCTGTGGTCCACTCCTTCGGACCATTCGGGCAGAACCTTCTCAGTGGTCTTGAGTCGTTCTCAACTGCCACACCTGGTCTTGGAAACACGCCTCGTCCTCCACGTATGCCATTGGCCTCGCCATCCGCAAGGCGCTCGTCCATCGACTCGGTTCGCTTCAAGGATTCACCAATTAAGAACCACGTCATCAACCAGCTGGCTTACTCTCGTGTCCACTCCCATCCTCTGTCGACAATCCACAGCAATCTTCCTGCTGAGCTTAAGGCTTGTGCCAGCAAGATCAAGAGCGTCGAAGATTCAGCCGATCGTAGTGCCTCAACCACACCATTGCCCGAGTTGTCGCACGCAGATCTGAGAAGGATCTTGGAGCAGACTCCTTGTGTCGGGGAGATATCCCGTTCAGGCAAGGATGCTGCTGGCAAACCACTTGAGAGCGAGTTTTACTACGTTCCAGAGATGGACCCCGACCAGATGAGGCGCGAGACCATTACTGCCGGCATGCGTAGCACTGGTCTTCGCTCTGTCAGGAAGACACATAAG CAATACTACTGGAAAAAGCCTCGCGTGTGA